In the Arachis ipaensis cultivar K30076 chromosome B10, Araip1.1, whole genome shotgun sequence genome, one interval contains:
- the LOC107620208 gene encoding uncharacterized protein LOC107620208, with product MTRTQSRTRPSRVLERCGCGCRPVLRWSGTNTNPDKPFFGCPNYNTRGKTWCGFFLWVDDVEEEEHEERVDTIAIDNEQVRVNLAWRIGKLEAEVRTQKCMIQFLDIVVFFTVVVVLVMTLKF from the exons ATGACGAGAACGCAGAGTCGGACCAGACCGTCGCGGGTGCTAGAGCGCTGTGGGTGCGGCTGCCGGCCCGTGCTTCGTTGGTCTGGAACAAATACCAACCCAGATAAGCCCTTCTTCGGTTGTCCAAATTACAAT ACTAGGGGCAAAACATGGTGTGGATTTTTTCTCTGGGTTGATGATGTAGAAGAagaggaacatgaagaaagagTAGATACAATTGCAATTGACAATGAGCAAGTGAGAGTCAATTTAGCCTGGAGGATTGGAAAATTGGAAGCTGAAGTGAGGACCCAAAAATGTATGATACAATTCTTAGACATAGTGGTGTTTTTCACTGTAGTTGTTGTATTGGTTATGACTTTGAAGTTCTGA